The following are from one region of the Rosistilla carotiformis genome:
- a CDS encoding flagellar protein FliS: MDYRRAGNDVMETEVLTASPAKLRRMTVEFALRNANLAIEQATTDGGVRKSEATLNLRDALTELLGGIRPSEEALPKQVADMYVFLLQWLTSAEVDGDREKLVDISRVLEIELDTWNQVALTTISGSSVPQSSGGDESLESICFDA; the protein is encoded by the coding sequence ATGGATTATCGACGGGCTGGCAACGATGTGATGGAAACCGAAGTGTTAACCGCATCGCCTGCCAAACTGAGACGCATGACCGTTGAGTTCGCTTTACGCAACGCGAATCTTGCGATCGAACAGGCGACCACCGACGGGGGCGTTCGAAAATCCGAAGCGACCCTGAATCTGCGCGACGCGCTGACGGAATTGTTGGGGGGGATTCGCCCATCGGAAGAAGCGCTGCCAAAGCAAGTCGCCGATATGTATGTCTTCCTTCTGCAATGGCTGACGTCCGCCGAAGTCGATGGCGATCGCGAGAAACTTGTCGATATCAGCCGCGTCCTGGAAATCGAACTCGATACGTGGAACCAAGTTGCGTTGACCACGATTTCCGGATCCAGTGTCCCGCAAAGTTCTGGTGGGGACGAATCGTTGGAATCGATTTGTTTTGACGCTTAG
- a CDS encoding Clp protease N-terminal domain-containing protein, protein MDHSRRRFFQASALGTAMFALSSSAGQASNGRRLAPPLDLDAQQLSVVKRLSNRSLRALRFAVDEASETRSEMVSSSFLLVGLAAEAEYSGAEWLPNLGLTLDDLCNVSERLRSGARLSKRSTGRLPVSEAARRCVRHGIAEAHQMGYQKAEPEHLLLGLLQNPDVDAYGLLHEMWIEATALESAALASMPTWGSVHHRFG, encoded by the coding sequence ATGGATCATTCTCGACGACGATTCTTTCAAGCGTCCGCACTGGGCACGGCAATGTTCGCGCTATCGAGTTCAGCCGGCCAGGCGTCAAACGGCCGTCGCCTGGCACCGCCACTGGATCTCGATGCTCAACAGTTGTCGGTCGTCAAGCGTTTGAGCAATCGTTCGCTTCGAGCGTTGCGTTTTGCTGTCGACGAAGCCTCGGAGACGCGCAGCGAGATGGTCAGCAGTAGCTTTCTGTTGGTGGGACTGGCCGCCGAAGCGGAGTATTCGGGTGCTGAGTGGCTCCCGAATCTGGGGCTGACGCTGGACGATTTGTGCAACGTTAGCGAACGCTTGCGATCGGGAGCACGGCTGTCCAAACGCTCCACCGGGCGGTTGCCCGTTTCGGAAGCTGCCCGTCGCTGCGTGCGACACGGCATCGCCGAAGCCCACCAAATGGGATACCAAAAAGCGGAACCCGAGCATCTTCTGCTGGGGCTGTTACAGAATCCCGACGTCGATGCGTACGGGCTGCTACATGAAATGTGGATCGAGGCGACAGCACTGGAATCCGCGGCGCTCGCCAGCATGCCTACCTGGGGAAGCGTGCATCACCGCTTTGGCTAA
- a CDS encoding aldo/keto reductase codes for MQYRQLGHAGPQVSEIGFGGWALGGQWGRQDDADSIAALHRAIDLGVNLIDTAAGYGEGRSEKVIAEVVKQRSEKLFIATKTPPAEGPWPPSPYCAWQDRYSANYLRENVEQRLRNLQTERIDLLQLHTWTRAWNDDPQPLLVLRKLCEEGKIGMIGISTPEQDQNCVIQLMRDGLVDCVQVIFNLFDQEPAAQLLPVAAETGTGVIVRVALDEGMLAGKYTAEDRFAEDDFRHQYFAGDRLQRSVDRVTAIDSDMQRFGLRDYSQADLAIKFSLTATGVSSVITGIRSAEQAEQNAAVSDKPAIPDTLLHLLRRHNWRRGVWYAGK; via the coding sequence ATGCAGTATCGACAATTGGGCCACGCGGGCCCTCAGGTTTCCGAAATCGGATTCGGCGGCTGGGCTCTTGGGGGCCAGTGGGGCCGCCAAGACGATGCCGATTCGATCGCGGCGCTACATCGGGCGATCGATTTGGGGGTCAATCTGATCGATACCGCGGCGGGCTATGGAGAAGGACGCAGCGAAAAAGTGATCGCTGAAGTCGTCAAGCAGCGGAGCGAGAAACTGTTTATCGCGACCAAGACGCCGCCGGCCGAAGGACCCTGGCCACCGTCGCCGTATTGTGCCTGGCAGGACCGCTACAGCGCGAACTATCTGCGGGAAAATGTTGAACAGCGGCTACGGAATCTGCAAACCGAACGGATCGATCTGCTGCAGCTGCACACGTGGACACGGGCTTGGAACGATGACCCGCAGCCTTTGTTGGTGCTTCGCAAATTATGCGAAGAAGGGAAGATCGGGATGATCGGAATCAGTACTCCCGAACAGGACCAGAATTGTGTGATCCAATTGATGCGCGACGGGTTGGTCGATTGTGTGCAGGTGATCTTCAATTTGTTCGATCAGGAACCGGCGGCGCAGTTATTGCCGGTTGCGGCCGAAACCGGGACCGGTGTGATCGTTCGCGTCGCGTTGGACGAAGGGATGTTGGCGGGCAAGTACACCGCCGAAGACCGGTTTGCCGAGGATGATTTCCGCCACCAATACTTCGCTGGCGACCGCTTGCAACGAAGTGTCGATCGCGTGACGGCGATCGACAGCGACATGCAGCGTTTTGGACTGCGCGACTACAGCCAGGCCGATTTGGCAATCAAGTTCTCGTTGACAGCGACTGGTGTCAGCAGCGTGATCACCGGCATCCGATCGGCCGAGCAAGCCGAACAAAACGCCGCCGTCAGCGACAAGCCAGCGATCCCCGACACCTTGCTGCATTTACTCCGCCGACACAATTGGCGACGAGGCGTGTGGTATGCGGGCAAATAA
- a CDS encoding TlpA family protein disulfide reductase produces the protein MTRRLIITLVGASLLSGCSSKTDEVTSQATKYQAADAGGDKQPAGAIPPANPLVNGTPDPNGNPNSAPPLADPTAAPTVDGMLNASDPGPTGLPPLADDAPLEATLAYFEKTNEALRQLMSGQSAFTTQAAQIAEAKRISSLKLAAAEHAMAIKDIQPATLTVARRTKLEALSQLAGLQDVAAAEQLEAYATELASSDDPDLVNDSRVVRLGFELDKIRTGQSKSTDRLLALVGEFQTSDRELGMPAFFALQQSFGVLSQYDYGDAARAVRDAIATKFAGHSDPQIAASAKMMASASRFDTLDKLHASRGDGETVTAEQWQTAIDELVAQPVDVSTFQYLAGLALSLEGPAEPSVVPIVYDAIAKTFVDATDANPEIAAEAKAFLAASNNRRDAIGKPLSINYPDLAGGELDWNAFRGSIVLMPFWTTARPESLQIIPGLQELEQEFEGKVKILGVNLDDSDEELAEFRRRFRSTFPNVRNPDPATQGVRDPLATQLGLASFPFAAVVDADGNVAKVLMGRQMDLHAVISEMLQDKP, from the coding sequence ATGACCCGTCGACTGATAATCACTCTCGTGGGCGCCAGCTTGTTGTCGGGCTGTTCTTCGAAAACCGACGAAGTCACCTCGCAAGCAACGAAATATCAAGCGGCCGATGCCGGCGGAGACAAGCAACCCGCCGGGGCGATTCCGCCTGCCAATCCCTTGGTCAACGGCACCCCCGATCCCAACGGCAATCCCAATTCGGCTCCGCCTCTGGCCGATCCCACGGCGGCTCCCACGGTCGACGGCATGTTGAACGCTTCGGATCCGGGTCCGACGGGCCTGCCGCCGTTGGCCGACGACGCGCCGTTGGAAGCGACGCTCGCCTATTTCGAAAAAACCAATGAAGCGCTGCGTCAACTGATGAGCGGACAATCGGCGTTTACAACGCAAGCGGCTCAGATCGCGGAGGCCAAACGGATCAGTTCATTGAAACTGGCCGCAGCCGAACATGCGATGGCGATCAAAGACATTCAACCGGCCACGCTGACCGTAGCGCGGCGGACCAAGCTGGAAGCGCTCAGCCAATTGGCCGGCCTACAGGACGTCGCCGCTGCAGAACAACTGGAAGCTTACGCCACCGAACTTGCATCCAGCGACGATCCCGATCTGGTCAACGACAGTCGCGTTGTCCGCCTGGGCTTCGAATTGGACAAAATTCGCACCGGGCAGTCCAAGTCGACCGACCGTTTGTTGGCGCTGGTGGGTGAGTTCCAAACGTCCGACCGCGAGCTGGGAATGCCCGCGTTTTTCGCTTTGCAACAGAGCTTTGGCGTGCTCAGCCAATACGATTATGGCGACGCCGCCCGCGCGGTTCGCGATGCGATCGCCACCAAGTTCGCGGGGCATTCCGATCCGCAAATCGCGGCTTCGGCGAAAATGATGGCTTCGGCGTCACGATTCGATACCTTGGACAAACTGCATGCGAGTCGCGGCGACGGCGAAACGGTGACCGCCGAACAATGGCAAACTGCGATCGATGAACTGGTCGCCCAACCGGTCGATGTTTCGACATTTCAATATCTGGCCGGCTTGGCACTCAGCTTGGAAGGGCCGGCAGAACCCAGTGTTGTTCCCATTGTCTACGATGCGATTGCGAAGACCTTTGTCGATGCGACCGATGCCAATCCCGAAATCGCTGCCGAAGCCAAGGCATTTCTCGCCGCAAGCAACAATCGTCGCGACGCGATTGGCAAACCCTTGTCGATCAATTACCCCGACCTCGCTGGCGGGGAACTGGACTGGAACGCCTTCCGGGGCTCGATCGTCTTGATGCCCTTCTGGACAACAGCGCGCCCTGAATCGCTGCAGATCATTCCTGGCCTACAAGAATTGGAACAGGAATTTGAAGGAAAAGTAAAAATCCTCGGTGTCAACTTGGACGACTCCGATGAAGAACTCGCCGAATTTCGACGTCGTTTCCGTTCGACCTTCCCCAATGTTCGCAATCCGGATCCGGCAACCCAAGGGGTCCGCGATCCATTGGCAACGCAGCTTGGTCTAGCCTCCTTCCCGTTTGCGGCCGTCGTCGACGCCGATGGCAATGTTGCCAAGGTCTTGATGGGGCGTCAAATGGATCTCCATGCAGTGATCTCGGAGATGCTTCAGGACAAACCTTAA
- a CDS encoding BatD family protein, whose amino-acid sequence MFALQSNIGWTLLRPVAFIACVWISAVGWGQDEIQTKLGADPGPYFVGLPVTIQLTAVGLSDRSVPQIDVDNPNDALRWTLVATNPTSMRFNNNGRIIAQTKYDFVFRFTASKPGQWEIGPFVITDGSLKKHVDAVKLTFEEVPTTDKMRIHLRLPEGPYFPEQRVPVEIEWWYAGELANTGVSISSPLFDTFKFEDEKPTNVREALLPIDTAEGSVDLQASVREEESDGKLFRVFRAKRTMIPDRVGTFKIDPIQVTIRHRVLGRRERRDDSGFGFGFFNRVEEYVKSVEAFRAVGEPMTIEIGGFPEAGKPESFAGAVGNGFSISVTADRTVVRVGDPIRLNVTLRGNGNLKGASMPPLSADGGMDPQQFRLPSGDVPGQLGKDEKTFSVSVRVEDESVSEIPAIAYSWFDTDAKEYRTARSAPIALRVMSADMISADDVVSASPTPARGPASAEETAASESAQSVGASRKRFSLSGADLAIESNPAALLSNPKGLVSPVVLQTGAYLTGLAIVMLALVDRRRSQADPDVIARRKVAAEQAAAISAAVAMPKRQAASALAAALRSLLASQPDVERASTEGLIARCETLVYQPASNDEEPLAPEILQQAQQLALRFRKEAQ is encoded by the coding sequence ATGTTTGCATTGCAATCCAACATCGGCTGGACCCTCCTACGGCCGGTTGCATTCATCGCTTGCGTATGGATCTCCGCCGTCGGTTGGGGGCAAGATGAAATCCAGACCAAGCTGGGAGCCGATCCGGGCCCCTATTTCGTCGGTCTTCCGGTCACAATTCAATTGACCGCCGTCGGCTTGTCCGATCGCAGCGTGCCGCAGATCGATGTCGACAATCCAAACGATGCGTTGCGTTGGACGTTGGTGGCGACCAACCCCACATCGATGCGGTTCAACAACAATGGCCGGATCATCGCGCAAACGAAATATGATTTTGTGTTCCGGTTCACCGCCAGCAAGCCGGGGCAGTGGGAGATCGGTCCGTTTGTGATTACCGACGGTTCACTAAAAAAGCACGTCGACGCGGTGAAGCTCACGTTTGAAGAAGTTCCAACAACCGACAAGATGCGGATTCATTTGCGACTTCCCGAAGGTCCCTACTTTCCCGAACAGCGCGTCCCCGTAGAAATCGAATGGTGGTATGCGGGCGAATTGGCCAACACGGGCGTTTCCATTTCGTCGCCTCTGTTCGACACCTTTAAGTTCGAGGACGAAAAGCCGACCAATGTCCGCGAGGCGTTGCTGCCGATCGACACGGCGGAGGGGAGCGTTGATCTTCAGGCGAGCGTTCGCGAGGAGGAATCCGACGGCAAGCTGTTCCGCGTCTTCCGTGCCAAACGGACGATGATTCCCGATCGCGTGGGCACTTTCAAAATCGATCCCATCCAAGTCACGATCCGGCATCGTGTCTTGGGACGCCGGGAGCGCCGCGACGATTCGGGTTTTGGTTTTGGATTTTTTAATCGCGTGGAGGAATACGTCAAAAGTGTTGAAGCGTTTCGCGCGGTCGGCGAACCGATGACGATTGAGATCGGTGGATTCCCTGAAGCTGGGAAACCCGAAAGTTTTGCCGGGGCGGTTGGGAATGGGTTTTCGATTTCCGTGACGGCAGATCGGACCGTGGTTCGGGTTGGCGATCCGATCCGTTTGAACGTGACCTTGCGAGGGAATGGGAACCTAAAAGGGGCGAGCATGCCGCCGCTGTCAGCCGATGGTGGGATGGATCCTCAGCAGTTTCGGTTGCCCAGCGGTGATGTTCCCGGCCAATTGGGAAAGGATGAGAAGACGTTTTCGGTATCGGTGCGCGTGGAGGATGAATCGGTCAGCGAGATTCCGGCGATCGCCTACTCCTGGTTCGATACCGATGCCAAAGAATACCGCACCGCGAGGTCGGCACCGATTGCGCTGCGCGTGATGTCCGCGGATATGATTTCAGCGGATGACGTCGTTTCGGCCAGTCCCACGCCGGCGCGAGGACCTGCGTCCGCGGAGGAGACGGCGGCCAGCGAATCGGCCCAAAGCGTGGGGGCGTCGCGAAAGCGGTTCTCGCTGAGTGGAGCCGACTTGGCGATCGAATCGAATCCGGCCGCGCTGCTGTCGAATCCCAAAGGCTTGGTGTCGCCGGTCGTGTTGCAAACGGGAGCCTATTTGACCGGGCTCGCGATCGTGATGCTGGCCTTGGTCGATCGACGGCGAAGCCAAGCGGATCCCGACGTGATTGCCCGTCGCAAGGTGGCGGCCGAACAAGCTGCGGCGATCTCCGCGGCGGTGGCGATGCCCAAGCGTCAGGCGGCCTCCGCGTTAGCTGCGGCCCTCCGAAGTCTGCTTGCCTCGCAGCCCGACGTGGAGCGGGCCAGCACCGAAGGGTTGATCGCGCGATGTGAGACGTTGGTTTATCAGCCCGCGTCGAACGATGAGGAACCGCTGGCGCCGGAGATCCTCCAGCAGGCTCAACAGTTGGCCCTTCGATTTCGCAAGGAAGCTCAATGA
- a CDS encoding SH3 domain-containing protein: protein MNRFWKCLICVVVLSCHSFASEPVPALEQAIEAYNAGFAATDRDQRLRSFRRAELLFDRVVNERELKNASLYVNLGNAALGAQRIGPAIVAFQRALAIDPSNRQARQNLEHARTLLPDWVPRPETSSSGLGSLAASLLGTTTRWSADDYFRIAALAFLVTAITLALALRIDRKGLRNLAGLLAVVWIASLCVAIWKTQQPAPNVAVVTLPDTIARAADSINSPSRLPEPLPSGTEVQVMEDRRDWLRVRLFDGRDAWLPASSVTRLVG from the coding sequence ATGAACCGATTTTGGAAATGCTTGATTTGCGTTGTCGTGTTGTCGTGTCACAGCTTCGCCAGCGAGCCAGTTCCTGCGTTGGAACAGGCGATCGAAGCTTACAACGCCGGGTTCGCGGCGACCGATCGCGACCAACGGCTACGCAGTTTCCGACGTGCCGAGCTTTTGTTCGATCGGGTGGTGAACGAGCGGGAATTGAAGAACGCCAGCCTCTATGTGAATCTTGGCAACGCGGCGTTGGGGGCCCAACGGATCGGTCCGGCAATCGTGGCGTTTCAACGCGCCCTGGCGATCGATCCCAGTAATCGTCAAGCTCGCCAGAATCTCGAACACGCCCGCACCTTGTTGCCCGATTGGGTGCCACGTCCCGAGACGAGCTCCAGCGGCCTCGGTTCGCTGGCCGCATCCCTGTTGGGGACAACGACGAGGTGGTCGGCGGACGATTACTTTCGGATCGCTGCGCTCGCCTTTCTGGTTACCGCGATAACACTTGCCTTGGCCCTTCGGATCGATCGCAAAGGGCTACGAAATCTGGCGGGGCTGCTGGCCGTCGTTTGGATTGCGAGTCTCTGCGTCGCGATATGGAAGACGCAACAACCGGCGCCTAACGTTGCGGTGGTGACCTTGCCCGATACGATCGCACGGGCCGCCGATTCGATCAACTCGCCTTCACGGCTTCCCGAACCGTTGCCCAGTGGTACCGAGGTCCAGGTGATGGAAGATCGTCGTGATTGGCTGCGGGTGCGATTGTTCGACGGCCGCGATGCCTGGTTGCCTGCGTCCAGCGTGACGCGTTTGGTCGGATAA
- a CDS encoding galactose-1-phosphate uridylyltransferase gives MSEVRRDPLTDAWVIVAPNRDHRPDELVEAQLSGSTVIACPFCAGNEQLTPDPTLTILDDEEDPESWSVRVVPNKYPAVESLNGKVSEEASIHSHAFEAFALTGGHEVFIESPLHVHSLTELSESRMIDVFSAYLNRMRYWRERDDVDYHILFKNVGAAAGASLRHTHSQLIATSVMPGSISALMSRLGEHHGRTGQCLVCSMSSEEQISGKRIIATTDHFVALCPFASRVPYLMRLIPRNHQDSFEAIEQAQLVDLAMLVRKLLKLVESILTPAAYNFIIHTRPTAFHDTAAFHWWMEIFPRVTKLAGFEWGSDCYINPVLPEAAATHLRSLSRQLERGSKKGTRGKRSNI, from the coding sequence ATGAGCGAAGTTCGACGCGATCCATTAACTGACGCTTGGGTGATTGTTGCTCCCAACCGCGATCATCGACCCGATGAATTGGTCGAGGCCCAGTTATCTGGAAGCACAGTCATCGCGTGTCCGTTCTGTGCGGGGAACGAACAATTGACTCCCGATCCCACGTTGACAATTCTCGACGACGAAGAGGATCCCGAGAGCTGGTCGGTGCGGGTAGTCCCCAACAAATACCCCGCCGTCGAATCGCTCAACGGCAAGGTCTCCGAAGAAGCATCGATCCACAGCCACGCCTTTGAGGCGTTCGCGTTGACCGGTGGACACGAGGTCTTTATCGAGTCGCCGCTGCACGTCCACAGCCTGACCGAACTGAGTGAATCTCGGATGATCGATGTGTTTTCGGCTTACCTGAATCGCATGCGTTATTGGCGCGAACGGGACGACGTCGATTATCACATTCTGTTCAAAAACGTGGGTGCCGCCGCCGGCGCATCGCTGCGCCACACACACAGCCAATTGATCGCCACCAGCGTGATGCCCGGTTCGATCAGCGCGTTGATGTCGCGATTGGGCGAACACCATGGTCGCACCGGACAGTGCTTGGTCTGCAGCATGTCCAGCGAGGAACAGATCAGCGGAAAACGAATCATTGCGACGACCGACCACTTTGTTGCCTTGTGTCCGTTTGCCAGCCGGGTCCCCTACCTGATGCGATTGATTCCCCGCAATCACCAAGATTCGTTTGAAGCGATCGAGCAGGCTCAGCTGGTCGATCTGGCGATGTTAGTCCGCAAACTGCTGAAGCTTGTCGAAAGCATCCTCACTCCAGCGGCCTACAATTTTATCATCCACACCCGCCCGACCGCGTTCCATGACACGGCGGCGTTCCATTGGTGGATGGAGATTTTTCCGCGCGTCACGAAACTCGCGGGGTTTGAATGGGGATCGGACTGTTATATCAATCCCGTACTCCCCGAGGCCGCCGCAACCCACCTGCGCAGCCTCTCGCGACAGCTGGAACGCGGTTCAAAAAAAGGCACGCGCGGCAAGCGTTCCAACATCTGA